From the Daucus carota subsp. sativus chromosome 8, DH1 v3.0, whole genome shotgun sequence genome, one window contains:
- the LOC108199653 gene encoding uncharacterized protein LOC108199653 isoform X1: MELHAPLISTVRSPPFLLHRRFPHRFAISLCSTPRVTLADSLQKETLQTLEWPSICRQLAAFTSTPMGLHAARNANIPIGRSSGESRKLLDQTAAALAIPVPLDFSGIEDVTGIVDVSVSGELLSIREICTVRRTLKAARELFEQLQNISSNHERYTPVLEILQKCDFLMELEQKINFCIDCKFSVILDRASEELEIIRSERKGNMENLESLLKQVSSQIFQAGGIDRPLVTTRRSRMCVGVRASHRNLLPGGVLLNVSSSGATYFMEPKEAVELNNMEVRLSNHEKAEEKAIFSMLTSQIAESKTEIKYLLDRILEIDFAVARASHARWLSAVRPNLVSKPSKCIESGGVDYLSVNIEGIQHPLLLEASFRASSDFVESNSSHSRNGTMNSELLPGPYDFPVPIDIKIKCGTRVIVISGPNTGGKTASLKTLGLASIMMKAGMYLPAKKNPSLLWFDLILADIGDHQSLEQSLSTFSGHLSWLWKILEVVSEDSLILIDEIGSGTDPSEGVALSTSILQYLKDRVSLAVVTTHYADLSLMKETDSRFENAAMEFSLETLQPTYRVIWGSTGESNALRIAESIGFDAEIISCAHAWVQRLMPDKMQKRKGLLYQSLMEERSRLEAQAGRAASLYRDVMHLYNEIQEEAVDLAQREELIKATETQLIRIEIRSGISQIEDIVNEFEKQLRNARTDEFNSLLKQSESAVASVVEAYRRTKVFPIGGTPASSYMPQIGEKVNVKGLGYKFATVVEVDEDDGTVLVQCGKMKVRVDISSICLPPPSVKDATRNSAPHMKKTGQRSRSSRNFPKDNSDEVVSYGPVIQTSKNTVDLRGMRVDEASRQLKLAIGATGSNSILFIIHGMGTGVIKECTLEILGKHPRVEKFEQESPMNYGCTVAHIK; this comes from the exons ATGGAGCTCCACGCCCCTCTCATTTCCACCGTCCGATCACCTCCCTTTCTTCTCCACCGTCGATTTCCTCACCGCTTCGCAATCTCCCTCTGCTCAACTCCGCGAGTCACCCTCGCCGACTCGCTCCAGAAAGAGACCTTACAAACCCTAGAATGGCCTTCAATTTGTCGCCAGCTCGCCGCCTTCACTTCAACTCCTATGGGCCTACACGCCGCTCGGAACGCGAATATTCCGATCGGCCGGAGCTCCGGCGAGAGCCGGAAGTTGCTTGATCAGACGGCTGCGGCGTTGGCGATTCCGGTGCCGTTGGATTTTTCGGGAATTGAGGACGTGACGGGGATTGTTGATGTTTCTGTGTCCGGGGAGTTGCTTTCGATTCGAGAGATTTGTACGGTGAGGAGGACTTTGAAGGCGGCCAGAGAGTTGTTTGAACAATTGCAGAACATTTCGTCGAATCATGAAAG GTACACCCCTGTGCTTGAAATACTCCAAAAGTGCGACTTCCTCATGGAATTGGAGCAAAAGATAAATTTCTGCATAGACTGTAAGTTCTCGGTCATTCTAGATAGAGCAAGTGAAGAACTAGAGATCATTAGATCAGAAAGAAAGGGTAATATGGAAAATCTAGAATCTCTGCTGAAGCAAGTATCATCTCAAATTTTTCAGGCTGGAGGTATAGACAGGCCACTGGTAACGACACGCCGTTCCAGAATGTGTGTGGGCGTCAGGGCTTCCCACAGAAATTTGCTGCCGGGTGGTGTACTTCTCAACGTAAGCAGCTCTGGAGCTACATACTTTATGGAACCGAAAGAGGCAGTTGAGTTGAACAACATGGAAGTCAGGCTTTCAAATCATGAAAAGGCTGAGGAAAAAGCTATTTTCAGTATGCTGACATCACAAATTGCAGAATCAAAGACAGAGATCAAGTATTTGTTGGATAGAATTTTGGAAATCGATTTTGCTGTGGCAAGAGCTTCTCATGCTCGGTGGTTAAGTGCAGTCCGTCCAAATTTAGTATCAAAGCCTTCGAAATGTATTGAATCTGGTGGAGTTGACTACCTTTCAGTGAACATTGAAGGTATTCAacaccctttgcttcttgagGCCTCTTTTAGAgcttcatcagattttgtagaaTCCAATTCTTCACATTCTAGGAATGGGACAATGAACTCTGAACTACTTCCTGGTCCTTATGATTTTCCTGTGCCTATTGACATCAAGATTAAATGTGGTACAAGAGTGATTGTAATTTCAGGGCCAAACACTGGTGGCAAAACTGCATCATTAAAAACTTTAGGCCTGGCATCTATTATGATGAAAGCTGGCATGTATTTACCTgctaaaaaaaatccatcactCCTGTGGTTTGATCTTATTCTTGCTGATATCGGAGATCACCAG TCTCTGGAACAAAGTCTATCAACATTTAGCGGTCACCTTTCATGGCTTTGGAAGATTTTGGAAGTGGTTTCTGAAGATTCACTGATTCTTATTGATGAAATCGGGAGCGGGACAGATCCTTCAGAAGGTGTTGCTCTTTCTACCAGTATACTGCAATATCTGAAGGACAGAGTCAGTTTAGCCGTAGTGACAACACACTATGCCGATCTGTCACTTATGAAGGAGACTGATTCACGGTTCGAGAATGCAGCAATGGAGTTTTCGTTGGAGACTCTACAACCAACATATCGTGTAATTTGGGGAAGCACAGGTGAATCTAATGCTCTGCGCATTGCTGAATCAATCGGCTTTGATGCAGAGATAATTAGCTGTGCACATGCATGGGTACAGAGGTTGATGCCAGATAAGATGCAGAAGCGGAAAGGGTTGCTTTATCAGTCACTAATGGAAGAGAGAAGCAGATTGGAAGCTCAGGCAGGAAGGGCTGCATCTCTTTATAGAGACGTCATGCATCTATACAATGAG ATTCAAGAGGAGGCAGTAGATCTTGCTCAACGCGAGGAACTTATTAAGGCTACTGAGACCCAACTGATCCGGATAGAGATTAGATCTGGAATTTCCCAAATAGAAGATATagtaaatgaatttgaaaaacAGCTCAGGAATGCTCGTACTGATGAGTTTAACTCACTGCTTAAACAATCAGAATCTGCAGTTGCATCTGTTGTTGAAGCTTACCGCAGGACTAAAGTTTTCCCTATTGGAGGAACACCTGCCAGTTCATATATGCCACAGATAGGAGAGAAAGTTAATGTGAAGGGATTGGGATATAAGTTTGCCACCGTAGTTGAAgtagatgaagatgatggaacaGTCCTGGTTCAATGTGGTAAGATGAAGGTCCGTGTGGATATTAGCAGTATATGCCTACCCCCTCCAAGTGTTAAAGATGCTACAAGAAATTCTGCACCGCACATGAAAAAGACG GGTCAGCGAAGCAGAAGCTCAAGAAATTTTCCAAAGGACAATAGTGATGAGGTAGTTTCTTATGGACCAGTGATACAGACATCTAAAAATACTGTTGACTTGCGGGGAATGCGGGTGGATGAAGCATCTCGCCAACTTAAGTTGGCAATTGGTGCAACAGGGTCTAATTCAATTCTCTTTATCATACATGGTATGGGCACTGGGGTTATCAAGGAGTGCACACTTGAAATATTGGGAAAACATCCCCGCGTTGAAAAGTTTGAACAGGAGAGTCCGATGAATTATGGTTGTACTGTTGCTCACATAAAATGA
- the LOC108199653 gene encoding uncharacterized protein LOC108199653 isoform X2 has protein sequence MELEQKINFCIDCKFSVILDRASEELEIIRSERKGNMENLESLLKQVSSQIFQAGGIDRPLVTTRRSRMCVGVRASHRNLLPGGVLLNVSSSGATYFMEPKEAVELNNMEVRLSNHEKAEEKAIFSMLTSQIAESKTEIKYLLDRILEIDFAVARASHARWLSAVRPNLVSKPSKCIESGGVDYLSVNIEGIQHPLLLEASFRASSDFVESNSSHSRNGTMNSELLPGPYDFPVPIDIKIKCGTRVIVISGPNTGGKTASLKTLGLASIMMKAGMYLPAKKNPSLLWFDLILADIGDHQSLEQSLSTFSGHLSWLWKILEVVSEDSLILIDEIGSGTDPSEGVALSTSILQYLKDRVSLAVVTTHYADLSLMKETDSRFENAAMEFSLETLQPTYRVIWGSTGESNALRIAESIGFDAEIISCAHAWVQRLMPDKMQKRKGLLYQSLMEERSRLEAQAGRAASLYRDVMHLYNEIQEEAVDLAQREELIKATETQLIRIEIRSGISQIEDIVNEFEKQLRNARTDEFNSLLKQSESAVASVVEAYRRTKVFPIGGTPASSYMPQIGEKVNVKGLGYKFATVVEVDEDDGTVLVQCGKMKVRVDISSICLPPPSVKDATRNSAPHMKKTGQRSRSSRNFPKDNSDEVVSYGPVIQTSKNTVDLRGMRVDEASRQLKLAIGATGSNSILFIIHGMGTGVIKECTLEILGKHPRVEKFEQESPMNYGCTVAHIK, from the exons ATGGAATTGGAGCAAAAGATAAATTTCTGCATAGACTGTAAGTTCTCGGTCATTCTAGATAGAGCAAGTGAAGAACTAGAGATCATTAGATCAGAAAGAAAGGGTAATATGGAAAATCTAGAATCTCTGCTGAAGCAAGTATCATCTCAAATTTTTCAGGCTGGAGGTATAGACAGGCCACTGGTAACGACACGCCGTTCCAGAATGTGTGTGGGCGTCAGGGCTTCCCACAGAAATTTGCTGCCGGGTGGTGTACTTCTCAACGTAAGCAGCTCTGGAGCTACATACTTTATGGAACCGAAAGAGGCAGTTGAGTTGAACAACATGGAAGTCAGGCTTTCAAATCATGAAAAGGCTGAGGAAAAAGCTATTTTCAGTATGCTGACATCACAAATTGCAGAATCAAAGACAGAGATCAAGTATTTGTTGGATAGAATTTTGGAAATCGATTTTGCTGTGGCAAGAGCTTCTCATGCTCGGTGGTTAAGTGCAGTCCGTCCAAATTTAGTATCAAAGCCTTCGAAATGTATTGAATCTGGTGGAGTTGACTACCTTTCAGTGAACATTGAAGGTATTCAacaccctttgcttcttgagGCCTCTTTTAGAgcttcatcagattttgtagaaTCCAATTCTTCACATTCTAGGAATGGGACAATGAACTCTGAACTACTTCCTGGTCCTTATGATTTTCCTGTGCCTATTGACATCAAGATTAAATGTGGTACAAGAGTGATTGTAATTTCAGGGCCAAACACTGGTGGCAAAACTGCATCATTAAAAACTTTAGGCCTGGCATCTATTATGATGAAAGCTGGCATGTATTTACCTgctaaaaaaaatccatcactCCTGTGGTTTGATCTTATTCTTGCTGATATCGGAGATCACCAG TCTCTGGAACAAAGTCTATCAACATTTAGCGGTCACCTTTCATGGCTTTGGAAGATTTTGGAAGTGGTTTCTGAAGATTCACTGATTCTTATTGATGAAATCGGGAGCGGGACAGATCCTTCAGAAGGTGTTGCTCTTTCTACCAGTATACTGCAATATCTGAAGGACAGAGTCAGTTTAGCCGTAGTGACAACACACTATGCCGATCTGTCACTTATGAAGGAGACTGATTCACGGTTCGAGAATGCAGCAATGGAGTTTTCGTTGGAGACTCTACAACCAACATATCGTGTAATTTGGGGAAGCACAGGTGAATCTAATGCTCTGCGCATTGCTGAATCAATCGGCTTTGATGCAGAGATAATTAGCTGTGCACATGCATGGGTACAGAGGTTGATGCCAGATAAGATGCAGAAGCGGAAAGGGTTGCTTTATCAGTCACTAATGGAAGAGAGAAGCAGATTGGAAGCTCAGGCAGGAAGGGCTGCATCTCTTTATAGAGACGTCATGCATCTATACAATGAG ATTCAAGAGGAGGCAGTAGATCTTGCTCAACGCGAGGAACTTATTAAGGCTACTGAGACCCAACTGATCCGGATAGAGATTAGATCTGGAATTTCCCAAATAGAAGATATagtaaatgaatttgaaaaacAGCTCAGGAATGCTCGTACTGATGAGTTTAACTCACTGCTTAAACAATCAGAATCTGCAGTTGCATCTGTTGTTGAAGCTTACCGCAGGACTAAAGTTTTCCCTATTGGAGGAACACCTGCCAGTTCATATATGCCACAGATAGGAGAGAAAGTTAATGTGAAGGGATTGGGATATAAGTTTGCCACCGTAGTTGAAgtagatgaagatgatggaacaGTCCTGGTTCAATGTGGTAAGATGAAGGTCCGTGTGGATATTAGCAGTATATGCCTACCCCCTCCAAGTGTTAAAGATGCTACAAGAAATTCTGCACCGCACATGAAAAAGACG GGTCAGCGAAGCAGAAGCTCAAGAAATTTTCCAAAGGACAATAGTGATGAGGTAGTTTCTTATGGACCAGTGATACAGACATCTAAAAATACTGTTGACTTGCGGGGAATGCGGGTGGATGAAGCATCTCGCCAACTTAAGTTGGCAATTGGTGCAACAGGGTCTAATTCAATTCTCTTTATCATACATGGTATGGGCACTGGGGTTATCAAGGAGTGCACACTTGAAATATTGGGAAAACATCCCCGCGTTGAAAAGTTTGAACAGGAGAGTCCGATGAATTATGGTTGTACTGTTGCTCACATAAAATGA